A window of the Brassica oleracea var. oleracea cultivar TO1000 chromosome C1, BOL, whole genome shotgun sequence genome harbors these coding sequences:
- the LOC106305226 gene encoding shaggy-related protein kinase eta, giving the protein MADDREMPPAAVVDGHDQVTGHIISTTIGGKNGEPKQTISYMAERVVGTGSFGIVFQAKCLETGETVAIKKVLQDRRYKNRELQLMRVMDHPNVVCLKHCFFSTTSKDELFLNLVMEYVPESLYRVLKHYSTANQRMPLVYVKLYMYQIFRGLAYIHNVAGVCHRDLKPQNLLVDPLTHQVKICDFGSAKQLVKGEANISYICSRFYRAPELIFGATEYTTSIDIWSAGCVLAELLLGQPLFPGENAVDQLVEIIKVLGTPTREEIRCMNPHYTDFRFPQIKAHPWHKIFHKRMPPEAIDFASRLLQYSPSLRCTALEACAHPFFDELREPNARLPNGRPFPPLFNFKQEVAGASPELVNKLIPDHIKRQLGLSFLNQSGT; this is encoded by the exons ATGGCTGACGATAGG GAGATGCCGCCGGCTGCTGTAGTTGATGGACATGACCAAGTCACTGGCCACATAATCTCCACCACCATCGGTGGTAAAAACGGAGAACCAAAACAGACAATAAGTTACATGGCGGAGCGAGTTGTCGGTACAGGCTCCTTCGGGATAGTGTTCCAGGCGAAGTGTCTGGAGACTGGAGAAACCGTGGCGATAAAGAAGGTTTTGCAAGACAGGAGGTACAAGAACCGAGAGCTTCAGCTGATGCGTGTGATGGACCATCCGAATGTTGTTTGTTTGAAGCATTGCTTCTTCTCGACCACGAGCAAAGACGAGCTGTTTCTGAACTTGGTTATGGAGTATGTCCCTGAGAGCTTGTACCGAGTTCTGAAACATTACAGCACTGCTAACCAGAGGATGCCGCTTGTTTATGTTAAACTCTATATGTACCAG ATCTTCAGAGGACTTGCTTACATTCACAATGTTGCTGGAGTTTGTCACAGAGATCTAAAGCCTCAAAATCTTCTG GTTGATCCTCTTACTCATCAAGTGAAGATCTGTGATTTTGGCAGTGCGAAACAGCTT GTTAAAGGTGAAGCCAACATCTCTTACATATGTTCAAGATTCTACCGTGCACCTGAACTTATATTCGGTGCCACTGAGTACACAACTTCCATTGATATTTGGTCTGCTGGTTGTGTTCTCGCTGAGCTTCTTCTTGGTCAG CCACTATTCCCTGGAGAAAATGCTGTGGATCAGCTCGTTGAAATAATCAAA GTTCTTGGTACACCAACTCGAGAAGAGATCCGTTGTATGAATCCACACTACACAGACTTTAGGTTCCCGCAGATAAAGGCACATCCTTGGCACAAGATTTTCCACAAAAGGATGCCTCCAGAAGCCATTGATTTTGCATCAAGGCTGCTTCAGTACTCTCCAAGTCTTAGATGCACAGCG CTTGAAGCTTGTGCACATCCGTTCTTTGATGAGCTGAGAGAACCAAATGCCCGTTTACCAAACGGACGGCCTTTCCCGCCGCTCTTCAACTTCAAACAAGAGGTAGCTGGAGCTTCACCTGAGCTGGTCAACAAGTTGATTCCAGACCATATCAAGAGGCAGTTGGGTCTAAGCTTCTTGAATCAGTCTGGAACTTAA